One Phaseolus vulgaris cultivar G19833 chromosome 11, P. vulgaris v2.0, whole genome shotgun sequence genomic window carries:
- the LOC137809627 gene encoding uncharacterized protein has protein sequence MTPPVFDGDNYQMWAVRMETYLEALDLWEAVEEEIQSLPENPTVAQIKSQKEQKMKRSKAKACLFAAVSPMVFTRIMSLKSAKEIWDYLKAEYEGDERIRGMQVLNLIREFELQRMEESETIKELWRNKGSQIKQNQQGNEEVVAHNNNKRRNYPPCKHCNKLGHPPFKCWRRPDAKCNKCNQLGHEAVICRNQSEQQDVNQSEQKDVDAQFANEEEDVLFVATGLSNNISSASWLIDSGCTNHMTYEKKLFKELKPSKISKVKIGHGGHISVKGIGTIVVATHSGTKTITDVLYVPNIDQNLLSVGQLLQKGFKVFFEDNHCLIKDATGQDLFKVQMRDKSFSLDLFQEESSDQGLLKMQKSEMEDDPPIKGNRLLSDIYHRCNVAICEPVDHKEPFDHKEVINNPKAEKTMEEEVYMIVKNKTRELVDIPRNRKVHQMDVKSTFINGFLEEEISVEQPKGLIVKGKEDKGYFISLGFDNSLLESASYVKSKDVEWRLSKARMKKK, from the exons ATGACACCACCTGTCTTTGATGGAGACAATTATCAAATGTGGGCTGTTCGTATGGAGACCTAcctagaagcattggatttatgGGAAGCTGTAGAAGAGGAAATTCAGTCCCTTCCAGAAAACCCTACCGTGGCACAAATAAAATCACAGAAGGAACAAAAGATGAAAAGATCAAAGGCAAAAGCATGTTTATTTGCAGCTGTATCTCCTATGGTATTCACAAGGATAATGTCCTTGAAGTCAGCAAAAGAAATCTGGGATTACCTTAAAGCCGAATATGAAGGTGATGAGAGGATTCGTGGAATGCAAGTGCTGAATCTAATCAGGGAGTTTGAACTGCAGAGAATGGAGGAGTCAGAAACT ATTAAAGAATTGTGGAGAAACAAAGGTAGCCAGATCAAGCAGAACCAGCAAGGAAATGAAGAAGTTGTTGCACACAATAACAACAAAAGGAGAAATTACCCTCCTTGTAAGCATTGCAACAAATTAGGTCATCCACCGTTTAAGTGTTGGAGAAGACCTGATGCTAAGTgcaacaagtgcaatcaacttgggCATGAAGCAgtcatttgtagaaaccaaagtgAGCAACAAGATGTGAACCAAAGTGAGCAAAAAGACGTAGATGCTCAATTTGCAAATGAGGAGGAGGATGTACTTTTCGTTGCAACTGGTCTCTCCAACAATATTTCAAGTGCATCGTGGCTAATTGATAGTGGATGCACAAATCACATGACTTAtgaaaaaaaacttttcaaGGAGTTGAAGCCTTCAAAAATTTCAAAGGTCAAGATAGGCCATGGGGGTCACATTTCAGTAAAAGGAATAGGAACCATTGTTGTAGCAACACATTCAGGTACTAAAACTATTACTGATGTGTTATATGTACCTAACATAGACCAAAATTTATTGAGTGTTGGTCAGTTGCTGCAAAAAGGCTTCAAGGTGTTTTTTGAAGATAACCATTGTTTGATCAAGGATGCTACCGGACAAGATTTGTTCAAGGTACAAATGAGAGACAAAAGTTTCTCATTAGATCTATTTCAGGAGGAGTCGTCTGATCAAGGACTTCTCAAGATGCAAAAATCTGAAATGGAAGATGATCCACCAATTAAAGGCAATCGATTACTCTCTGATATATATCATAGATGTAACGTTGCAATATGTGAACCTGTGGATCACAAAGAACCTTTTGATCACAAAGAAGTTATCAATAATCCAAAGGCGGAAAAGACAATGGAGGAAGAGGTGTATATGATTGTGAAGAACAAAACTCGGGAGCTTGTTGACATACCTCGAAATAGAAAGGTacatcaaatggatgtcaagtcaACATTCATAAATGGATTTCTTGAAGAGGAAATTTCTGTTGAGCAACCTAAAGGTTTAATTGTGAAAGGAAAAGAAGACAAAGGTTATTTTATCAGCTTAGGCTTTGATAACAGTCTTTTAGAATCTGCATCTTATGTCAAATCAAAAGATGTTGAATGGAGATTAAGCAAAGCgaggatgaaaaaaaaataa
- the LOC137827997 gene encoding LEAF RUST 10 DISEASE-RESISTANCEUS RECEPTOR-LIKE PROTEIN KINASE-like 2.1 isoform X1 produces the protein MVVLSSFCCSAQSLLARVAIIIVLFRQIHAAKDRPICAPSSCGKIGNISYPFRLKDDPPGCGLPGFELDCVKNVTVFTLFSGKYHVHNISYQTYSIQLTDAGVEEDIACSIPRYFISTSNFTDIAPLTFWNEYMYGPSYWPPYVAFLNCSDRVSDDPRYVEVNGRLCDSGGHVYAVLSSSAKFTMMDIKVGCHLKAATFTNNSHCNKVSYADIHECLHNGFWLNWVTPVICTDQCGKGVGCFVNQTTNQIECQQDYCQVLGLEFEKNQCGEKTFFYLQFFCLFCQVQYKLMFSFSVQGIQHQILLYIVAILYYIAGYVELFIMGLIHAITRSPKYWRWEEDFISLGPISIFVAARFLFGVAILLALFIHRWRRKHYSMYENIETFLLHNNLNPIRYGYREIKKMSRGYKVKLGEGGFGSVYKGKLRSGSEVAIKMLNKAKTDGQEFMNEVASIGRIHHVNVVHLIGYCAEGQKRALVYDYMPNGSLDKYIFSKEESVPLSYEKTYEISLGIARGIAYLHQGCDVQILHFDIKPHNILLDDDFIPKVSDFGLAKLYHVKDTSVALTMARGTLGYMAPELFYNNIGGVSNKADVYSFGMLLMEMGSRRRNSNPHAEHSSQQYFPFWIYDQIKDEKETHIEDASEEDKILVKKMYVVALWCIQLKPNDRPSMKRVVEMLEEKVESLEMPPKPVYYPPETVGHDCGDNSNQSSWSGSTSSSENLGKTNTNHPWESNTLTNKKIA, from the exons ATGGTGGTCTTATCTTCTTTCTGCTGCTCTGCACAATCACTGCTTGCCCGTGTGGCTATCATTATTGTACTATTCCGGCAAATTCACGCTGCCAAGGATCGTCCAATCTGTGCTCCTTCTTCCTGtggcaaaattggcaacataaGTTATCCTTTCCGACTCAAAGACGACCCACCTGGTTGCGGGCTCCCAGGGTTCGAATTAGATTGCGTAAAGAATGTGACAGTCTTCACTTTGTTTTCAGGGAAATACCATGTTCACAATATCAGCTACCAAACATACAGCATCCAATTGACTGATGCAGGTGTTGAGGAGGACATTGCTTGCTCCATTCCTCGCTATTTCATCTCTACATCGAACTTCACTGACATTGCTCCACTAACTTTCTGGAATGAGTATATGTATGGGCCTTCTTATTGGCCTCCGTATGTAGCGTTTCTAAACTGTAGTGATCGAGTGAGTGATGATCCTCGATACGTGGAAGTGAATGGCAGACTTTGTGATTCTGGAGGCCATGTCTATGCCGTTCTTTCTTCTTCTGCTAAATTCACAATGATGGACATCAAGGTAGGCTGCCATTTAAAGGCTGCTACCTTTACAAACAATAGCCATTGCAACAAAGTTTCCTATGCTGATATCCATGAGTGCCTGCATAATGGGTTTTGGTTGAATTGGGTAACACCAGTTATTTGTACAGACCAATGTGGAAAGGGTGTAGGATGCTTCGTCAATCAAACAACTAATCAAATTGAATGTCAACAAGATTATTGCCAAGTTTTAGGCCTAGAATTTGAAAAGAACCAATGCGGTGAGAAAACATTCTTCTACCTGCAATTTTTCTGTCTCTTTTGTCAAGTACAATATAAGctaatgttttctttttctgttcaAGGAATTCAACATCAAATTCTCTTATATATAGTTGCAATTCTATACTATATAGCAG GCTATGTTGAACTCTTCATAATGG GACTAATCCACGCAATAACACGTTCACCTAAGTATTGGAGATGGGAAGAAGATTTTATTTCATTAGGCCCTATTTCAATATTTGTGGCTGCAAGATTTCTATTTGGAGTGGCAATTTTGCTTGCACTATTTATCCATAGGTGGCGACGTAAGCATTACTCAATGTATGAAAACATTGAAACTTTTTTGCTACACAACAATCTAAATCCTATTAGGTACGGATACAgagaaattaagaaaatgagCAGAGGTTACAAAGTTAAATTGGGTGAAGGAGGTTTCGGATCTGTATACAAAGGAAAACTTCGAAGTGGATCAGAAGTAGCAATAAAGATGTTGAACAAAGCGAAAACTGATGGACAAGAGTTTATGAATGAAGTGGCTAGCATTGGAAGAATACATCATGTGAATGTGGTACATCTCATTGGATATTGTGCTGAAGGACAAAAGCGTGCTCTAGTTTATGACTACATGCCAAATGGTTCATTGGATAAATACATCTTCTCCAAAGAGGAAAGTGTCCCTTTAAGTTATGAGAAAACATATGAAATATCTCTTGGCATAGCTCGTGGGATTGCTTATCTTCATCAAGGCTGTGATGTGCAAATTCTACATTTTGATATTAAGCCTCATAATATTCTTCTAGATGATGACTTCATTCCAAAGGTTTCAGATTTTGGACTTGCAAAGTTATATCATGTCAAGGATACGTCAGTTGCTTTAACTATGGCTAGAGGAACTTTAGGTTACATGGCTCCAGAACTATTCTACAATAATATTGGTGGAGTATCCAATAAGGCCGATGTGTATAGTTTTGGAATGCTTTTGATGGAAATGGGAAGTAGAAGAAGGAACTCAAATCCTCATGCTGAACATTCAAGCCAACAGTACTTTCCCTTTTGGATATATGATCAAATTAAAGATGAAAAAGAGACTCACATAGAAGATGCCTCAGAAGAGGATaagattttggtgaaaaaaatGTATGTAGTTGCCCTTTGGTGTATACAATTGAAACCAAATGACCGTCCTTCAATGAAGAGAGTTGTGGAGATGCTTGAAGAAAAAGTTGAAAGTCTTGAAATGCCTCCTAAGCCTGTTTATTATCCTCCTGAAACAGTTGGACATGATTGTGGAGACAACTCAAACCAATCATCATGGAGTGGTTCAACTAGTTCTAGCGAAAATCTTGGCAAAACCAACACTAATCATCCATGGGAGAGCAACACTTTGACGAACAAGAAAATTGCTTAG
- the LOC137832903 gene encoding LEAF RUST 10 DISEASE-RESISTANCEUS RECEPTOR-LIKE PROTEIN KINASE-like 2.1, whose product MVVLSSFCCSAQSLLARVAIIIVLFRQIHAAKDRPICAPSSCGKIGNISYPFRLKDDPPGCGLPGFELDCVKNVTVFTLFSGKYHVHNISYQTYSIQLTDAGVEEDIACSIPRYFISTSNFTDIAPLTFWNEYMYGPSYWPPYVAFLNCSDRVSDDPRYVEVNGRLCDSGGHVYAVLASSGQFTVMDIKVGCHLKAATFTNNSHCNKVSYADIHECLHNGFSLYWVPVLCTDQCGKGVGCFVNQTTNQIECQQDYYCQVLGQDFEKIHCGNHDQILLYIVAILYYIASYAKYCIMGLMSTITRSPNYSGWEGNIISLAPILIFVASRFLFGVPLLLALFIHRWRRRHYSMYENIETFLLHNNLNPIRYGYREIKKMSRGYKVKLGEGGYGSVYKGKLRSGSEVAIKMLKKSKADGQDFMNEVASIGRIHHVNVVHLIGYCAEGQKRALVYEYMPNGSLDKYIFSKEESIPLSYEKTYEISLGIARGIAYLHQGCDVQILHFDIKPHNILLDDDFIPKVSDFGLAKLYPVEDKSVALTMARGTLGYMAPELFYNNVGGVFNKADVYSFGMLLMEMGSRRRNSNPHAEHSSQQYFPFWIYDQIKDEKETHIEDASEEDKIMVKKMYVVSLWCIQLKPNDRPSMKRVVEMLEEKVESLEMPPKPVYYPPETVGHDCGDNSNQSSWSGSTSSSKNLGKTNSNHPWESNA is encoded by the exons ATGGTGGTCTTATCTTCTTTCTGCTGCTCTGCACAATCACTGCTTGCCCGTGTGGCTATCATTATTGTACTATTCCGGCAAATTCACGCTGCCAAGGATCGTCCAATCTGTGCTCCTTCTTCCTGtggcaaaattggcaacataaGTTATCCTTTCCGACTCAAAGACGACCCACCTGGTTGCGGGCTCCCAGGGTTCGAATTAGATTGCGTAAAGAATGTGACAGTCTTCACTTTGTTTTCAGGGAAATACCATGTTCACAATATCAGCTACCAAACATACAGCATCCAATTGACTGATGCAGGTGTTGAGGAGGACATTGCTTGCTCCATTCCTCGCTATTTCATCTCTACATCGAACTTCACTGACATTGCTCCACTAACTTTCTGGAATGAGTATATGTATGGGCCTTCTTATTGGCCTCCGTATGTAGCGTTTCTAAACTGTAGTGATCGAGTGAGTGATGATCCTCGATACGTGGAAGTGAATGGCAGGCTTTGTGATTCTGGAGGCCATGTCTATGCTGTTCTTGCTTCTTCTGGTCAATTCACAGTGATGGACATCAAGGTTGGGTGCCATTTAAAGGCTGCTACCTTTACAAACAATAGCCATTGCAACAAAGTTTCCTATGCTGATATCCATGAGTGCCTGCATAATGGGTTTTCGTTGTATTGGGTACCAGTTCTTTGTACAGACCAATGTGGAAAGGGTGTAGGATGCTTCGTCAATCAAACAACTAATCAAATTGAATGTCAACAAGATTACTATTGCCAAGTTTTAGGCCAAGACTTTGAAAAGATCCATTGCG GAAATCATGATCAAATTCTCTTATATATAGTTGCAATTCTATACTATATAGCAA GCTATGCTAAATACTGCATAATGG GACTAATGTCCACAATAACACGTTCACCTAACTATTCGGGATGGGAAGGAAATATCATTTCATTAGCCCCTATTCTAATATTTGTGGCTTCAAGATTTCTATTTGGAGTGCCACTTTTGCTTGCACTATTTATCCATAGGTGGCGACGTAGGCATTACTCAATGTATGAAAACATTGAAACTTTTTTGCTACACAACAATCTAAATCCTATTAGGTACGGATACAgagaaattaagaaaatgagCAGAGGTTACAAAGTTAAATTGGGGGAAGGAGGTTACGGATCTGTATACAAAGGAAAACTTCGAAGTGGGTCAGAAGTAGCAATAAAGATGTTGAAAAAATCGAAAGCTGATGGACAAGATTTTATGAATGAAGTGGCTAGCATTGGAAGAATACATCATGTGAATGTGGTACATCTCATTGGATATTGTGCTGAAGGACAAAAGCGTGCTCTAGTTTATGAGTACATGCCAAATGGTTCATTAGATAAATACATATTCTCCAAAGAGGAAAGTATCCCTTTAAGTTATGAGAAAACATATGAAATATCTCTTGGCATAGCTCGTGGAATTGCTTATCTTCATCAAGGCTGTGATGTGCAAATTCTACATTTTGATATTAAGCCTCATAATATTCTTCTAGATGATGACTTCATTCCAAAGGTTTCAGATTTTGGACTTGCAAAGCTATATCCTGTCGAAGATAAGTCTGTTGCTTTGACTATGGCTAGAGGAACTTTAGGTTACATGGCTCCAGAATTATTCTACAATAATGTTGGTGGAGTATTCAATAAGGCCGATGTGTATAGTTTTGGAATGCTTTTGATGGAAATGGGAAGTAGGAGAAGGAACTCAAATCCTCATGCAGAACATTCAAGCCAACAGTACTTCCCCTTTTGGATATATGATCAAATTAAAGATGAAAAAGAGACTCACATAGAAGATGCCTCAGAAGAGGATAAGATTATGGTGAAAAAAATGTATGTAGTTTCCCTTTGGTGTATACAATTAAAACCAAATGACCGTCCTTCAATGAAGAGAGTTGTGGAGATGCTTGAAGAAAAAGTTGAAAGTCTTGAAATGCCTCCTAAGCCTGTTTATTATCCCCCTGAAACAGTTGGACATGATTGTGGAGACAACTCAAACCAATCATCATGGAGTGGTTCAACTAGttctagcaaaaatcttggcAAAACCAACTCTAATCATCCATGGGAGAGCAACGCTTGA
- the LOC137833117 gene encoding putative disease resistance RPP13-like protein 1: protein MTAEMVTGALVSILVERTIDTLASRFVHIFGARKHKKKQLSHLKMNLLAIDVVAFDAEQKQFTDPRVRDWLLRAKDVVFDAEDLLDEIDYELSKSQVEAESQSATNKVWNSLKSPFVTFFENEIESRMEQVTEDLEDLATQSNVLGLKKASVVGVAPGSSSRLTYTSLPNESVIYGRDEDREFVFNWLTSDTHNKLSILSIVGMGGLGKTSLAQHVFNDPRIDGKFDIKAWVSIPQEFDVLNVSRAILDTITDSNDHSIQQEVVQRGLKEKLTGKKFLLILDDVWNERQSKWEDVQKPLIFGGQGSRILVTTRSEKVAGTMRSEKYLLQVLRKDDCWELFAKHAFQSANPQPHRDFMEIGKKIVEKCNGLPLALKTMGSLLHNKSSFWEWESIMRSEIWDFSENESDILPALRLSYLYLPSYLKKCFAFCALFPKGYVFDKEYLIQLWLAENFLESPLHKRSPKEVGEHYFNDLLSWSFFQESGKEEPKHFMMHDLLNDLAKFVCEDICIRLGVDEPKGIPKTSRHFSFPTIGIVHFDGFGSLVDTQKLHTFMPTDWRMYNPFHRPWYCKMSIDDLFSKFKLIRVLSLSNCYNLREVPKFVGNLKHLRSLDLSFTDIKKLPDSISLLKKLQILKLNDCRRLKELPSYLHQLDNLRCLEFINTKVKIVPAHLGKQKNLQVLMSSFYVEKNKEFSIQKLGELNLRGSLRIHELQNIENPSYALEADLKNKPDLLELQLEWIIMGSSSIDSTKVGDVIENLRPSKHLKKLSVRNYVGKQLPNWLLDNSLLNLVSLALMNCTCCQRFPSLGLLPFLKKLEISGFDEIVRIDGDFHGNNSCSFKSLETLIFSNMRQWEKWECQALTGAFPCLRQLFIIRCPKLKGELPQQVVPLKILQIEGCQELEASAPRALCLYLRDCGKLHV from the coding sequence ATGACAGCAGAAATGGTTACCGGTGCTCTTGTTTCTATTCTCGTCGAGAGAACTATCGACACTTTGGCTTCCCGTTTTGTCCACATATTCGGTGCAAGAAAACACAAAAAGAAGCAACTCAGCCACCTGAAGATGAATCTCCTAGCCATTGATGTTGTGGCTTTTGATGCAGAGCAAAAACAGTTCACAGATCCACGTGTGAGAGATTGGCTTCTCAGGGCCAAAGATGTTGTGTTTGATGCAGAAGATCTCTTGGATGAAATAGATTATGAACTCTCCAAAAGCCAAGTGGAAGCTGAGTCTCAGAGTGCTACTAACAAGGTGTGGAATTCCCTCAAATCTCCTTTTGTCACTTTCtttgaaaatgaaattgaatCCAGGATGGAACAAGTCACTGAAGACCTAGAAGATCTTGCAACCCAAAGCAATGTTCTAGGTTTGAAAAAGGCTAGTGTTGTTGGGGTTGCACCAGGATCGAGTAGTAGATTAACATATACATCTTTGCCAAATGAAAGTGTTATTTATGGCAGAGATGAAGACAGAGAATTTGTCTTTAACTGGCTCACATCTGACACTCACAACAAACTTTCTATACTTTCAATTGTTGGCATGGGTGGGTTGGGTAAGACCTCACTCGCCCAACATGTATTCAATGACCCAAGGATTGATGGTAAATTTGATATTAAAGCTTGGGTTAGTATTCCACAGGAATTTGATGTTCTCAATGTATCAAGAGCAATTCTTGACACAATTACTGATTCAAATGATCATAGTATACAACAAGAAGTGGTTCAGAGAGgactgaaagaaaaattgacggGGAAGAAATTTCTTCTCATTTTGGATGACGTTTGGAACGAAAGACAGTCTAAATGGGAAGATGTGCAGAAACCCCTAATTTTCGGAGGCCAAGGCAGTAGGATTCTTGTCACTACACGTAGTGAGAAGGTTGCTGGTACCATGCGATCAGAAAAGTACCTCCTGCAGGTATTAAGGAAAGATGATTGCTGGGAATTGTTCGCAAAACATGCATTCCAAAGTGCTAATCCTCAACCACATCGAGACTTCATGGAGATTGGTAAGAAGATAGTTGAAAAATGTAATGGGCTTCCTTTAGCCTTGAAAACAATGGGAAGTCTATTACACAATAAATCATCCTTTTGGGAATGGGAAAGCATTATGAGAAGTGAGATATGGGATTTTTCAGAAAATGAAAGTGATATACTCCCTGCTTTAAGACTGAGTTATCTCTACCTTCCTTCTTATCTGAAGAAATGCTTTGCTTTTTGTGCCTTGTTTCCCAAAGGTTATGTGTTTGACAAGGAGTATTTAATTCAACTATGGTTGGCTGAAAATTTTCTAGAAAGCCCTCTACACAAAAGGAGTCCTAAAGAAGTTGGAGAACATTATTTCAATGATCTGTTATCTTGGTCCTTCTTTCAAGAATCTGGAAAAGAAGAGCCAAAGCATTTTATGATGCATGACCTTCTAAATGATTTGGCAAAATTCGTTTGTGAGGACATCTGCATCAGGTTAGGAGTTGATGAACCAAAAGGTATACCCAAGACAAGCCGTCATTTTTCATTTCCAACCATTGGTATTGTCCATTTTGATGGGTTTGGAAGTTTGGTTGATACTCAAAAGTTGCATACATTTATGCCAACTGACTGGAGAATGTATAATCCTTTTCATCGCCCTTGGTATTGTAAGATGTCGATAGATGACTTGTTCTCTAAATTTAAGTTGATACGCGTCTTGTCTTTGTCTAATTGTTATAACCTTAGAGAGGTTCCTAAATTTGTAGGAAATCTTAAGCATCTCCGTTCATTAGATCTCTCTTTTACTGACATAAAAAAACTACCTGACTCCATAAGTTTACTCAAAAAGTTGCAAATACTGAAGTTGAACGATTGTCGAAGATTGAAGGAGCTTCCCTCATATTTGCATCAACTGGACAATTTGCGATGCCTTGAATTTATAAATACTAAAGTCAAAATTGTGCCAGCACATTTGGGAAAGCAGAAGAATCTCCAAGTATTGATGAGTTCGTTTTACGTTGAAAAAAATAAGGAATTCAGTATTCAGAAATTAGGAGAACTGAATCTTCGTGGAAGTCTAAGAATTCATGAGCTGCAGAATATTGAGAATCCCTCTTATGCATTAGAAGCAGATTTGAAGAACAAACCAGACCTTTTGGAGCTACAGTTAGAATGGATTATTATGGGCAGCTCCTCTATTGATTCAACCAAAGTTGGGGATGTAATTGAGAATCTACGACCTTCCAAACACTTGAAAAAGTTATCAGTAAGGAACTATGTTGGTAAACAACTTCCAAATTGGTTACTCGATAATTCTTTACTGAATCTGGTGTCCTTAGCGTTGATGAATTGTACATGTTGCCAACGTTTTCCTTCGCTTGGTCTTTTGCCATTTCTGAAAAAGCTGGAGATTTCAGGGTTTGATGAGATAGTGAGAATTGATGGTGATTTTCATGGGAACAACTCTTGTTCATTTAAATCCCTTGAAACATTGATCTTCTCCAATATGAGGCAATGGGAAAAGTGGGAGTGCCAAGCTCTGACAGGTGCTTTTCCATGTCTACGACAGCTTTTCATAATAAGATGTCCGAAACTGAAAGGAGAGCTTCCACAGCAAGTTGTTCCTTTGAAAATACTACAAATTGAAGGCTGCCAAGAACTTGAGGCTTCCGCTCCGAGGGCTCTATGTTTATACCTACGTGACTGTGGAAAGCTGCATGTGTAG
- the LOC137827997 gene encoding LEAF RUST 10 DISEASE-RESISTANCEUS RECEPTOR-LIKE PROTEIN KINASE-like 2.1 isoform X2, translating into MVVLSSFCCSAQSLLARVAIIIVLFRQIHAAKDRPICAPSSCGKIGNISYPFRLKDDPPGCGLPGFELDCVKNVTVFTLFSGKYHVHNISYQTYSIQLTDAGVEEDIACSIPRYFISTSNFTDIAPLTFWNEYMYGPSYWPPYVAFLNCSDRVSDDPRYVEVNGRLCDSGGHVYAVLSSSAKFTMMDIKVGCHLKAATFTNNSHCNKVSYADIHECLHNGFWLNWVTPVICTDQCGKGVGCFVNQTTNQIECQQDYCQVLGLEFEKNQCGIQHQILLYIVAILYYIAGYVELFIMGLIHAITRSPKYWRWEEDFISLGPISIFVAARFLFGVAILLALFIHRWRRKHYSMYENIETFLLHNNLNPIRYGYREIKKMSRGYKVKLGEGGFGSVYKGKLRSGSEVAIKMLNKAKTDGQEFMNEVASIGRIHHVNVVHLIGYCAEGQKRALVYDYMPNGSLDKYIFSKEESVPLSYEKTYEISLGIARGIAYLHQGCDVQILHFDIKPHNILLDDDFIPKVSDFGLAKLYHVKDTSVALTMARGTLGYMAPELFYNNIGGVSNKADVYSFGMLLMEMGSRRRNSNPHAEHSSQQYFPFWIYDQIKDEKETHIEDASEEDKILVKKMYVVALWCIQLKPNDRPSMKRVVEMLEEKVESLEMPPKPVYYPPETVGHDCGDNSNQSSWSGSTSSSENLGKTNTNHPWESNTLTNKKIA; encoded by the exons ATGGTGGTCTTATCTTCTTTCTGCTGCTCTGCACAATCACTGCTTGCCCGTGTGGCTATCATTATTGTACTATTCCGGCAAATTCACGCTGCCAAGGATCGTCCAATCTGTGCTCCTTCTTCCTGtggcaaaattggcaacataaGTTATCCTTTCCGACTCAAAGACGACCCACCTGGTTGCGGGCTCCCAGGGTTCGAATTAGATTGCGTAAAGAATGTGACAGTCTTCACTTTGTTTTCAGGGAAATACCATGTTCACAATATCAGCTACCAAACATACAGCATCCAATTGACTGATGCAGGTGTTGAGGAGGACATTGCTTGCTCCATTCCTCGCTATTTCATCTCTACATCGAACTTCACTGACATTGCTCCACTAACTTTCTGGAATGAGTATATGTATGGGCCTTCTTATTGGCCTCCGTATGTAGCGTTTCTAAACTGTAGTGATCGAGTGAGTGATGATCCTCGATACGTGGAAGTGAATGGCAGACTTTGTGATTCTGGAGGCCATGTCTATGCCGTTCTTTCTTCTTCTGCTAAATTCACAATGATGGACATCAAGGTAGGCTGCCATTTAAAGGCTGCTACCTTTACAAACAATAGCCATTGCAACAAAGTTTCCTATGCTGATATCCATGAGTGCCTGCATAATGGGTTTTGGTTGAATTGGGTAACACCAGTTATTTGTACAGACCAATGTGGAAAGGGTGTAGGATGCTTCGTCAATCAAACAACTAATCAAATTGAATGTCAACAAGATTATTGCCAAGTTTTAGGCCTAGAATTTGAAAAGAACCAATGCG GAATTCAACATCAAATTCTCTTATATATAGTTGCAATTCTATACTATATAGCAG GCTATGTTGAACTCTTCATAATGG GACTAATCCACGCAATAACACGTTCACCTAAGTATTGGAGATGGGAAGAAGATTTTATTTCATTAGGCCCTATTTCAATATTTGTGGCTGCAAGATTTCTATTTGGAGTGGCAATTTTGCTTGCACTATTTATCCATAGGTGGCGACGTAAGCATTACTCAATGTATGAAAACATTGAAACTTTTTTGCTACACAACAATCTAAATCCTATTAGGTACGGATACAgagaaattaagaaaatgagCAGAGGTTACAAAGTTAAATTGGGTGAAGGAGGTTTCGGATCTGTATACAAAGGAAAACTTCGAAGTGGATCAGAAGTAGCAATAAAGATGTTGAACAAAGCGAAAACTGATGGACAAGAGTTTATGAATGAAGTGGCTAGCATTGGAAGAATACATCATGTGAATGTGGTACATCTCATTGGATATTGTGCTGAAGGACAAAAGCGTGCTCTAGTTTATGACTACATGCCAAATGGTTCATTGGATAAATACATCTTCTCCAAAGAGGAAAGTGTCCCTTTAAGTTATGAGAAAACATATGAAATATCTCTTGGCATAGCTCGTGGGATTGCTTATCTTCATCAAGGCTGTGATGTGCAAATTCTACATTTTGATATTAAGCCTCATAATATTCTTCTAGATGATGACTTCATTCCAAAGGTTTCAGATTTTGGACTTGCAAAGTTATATCATGTCAAGGATACGTCAGTTGCTTTAACTATGGCTAGAGGAACTTTAGGTTACATGGCTCCAGAACTATTCTACAATAATATTGGTGGAGTATCCAATAAGGCCGATGTGTATAGTTTTGGAATGCTTTTGATGGAAATGGGAAGTAGAAGAAGGAACTCAAATCCTCATGCTGAACATTCAAGCCAACAGTACTTTCCCTTTTGGATATATGATCAAATTAAAGATGAAAAAGAGACTCACATAGAAGATGCCTCAGAAGAGGATaagattttggtgaaaaaaatGTATGTAGTTGCCCTTTGGTGTATACAATTGAAACCAAATGACCGTCCTTCAATGAAGAGAGTTGTGGAGATGCTTGAAGAAAAAGTTGAAAGTCTTGAAATGCCTCCTAAGCCTGTTTATTATCCTCCTGAAACAGTTGGACATGATTGTGGAGACAACTCAAACCAATCATCATGGAGTGGTTCAACTAGTTCTAGCGAAAATCTTGGCAAAACCAACACTAATCATCCATGGGAGAGCAACACTTTGACGAACAAGAAAATTGCTTAG